The nucleotide sequence TTTTGACGCACTTTTCATTTAATAAGTGCATTTTTTCTTATCCTCAAAGAATGATATAATATAAAATGATTCTTAAAGTTGATATTGAAAGAACAAAAAAGTGAAGAAGGTGAAATACAAATGGAAAGTTTAGGTTTGGAAGAAATAATTCAAACTCTAAGAAGCTTAAAGAAACAAATTGAGGAAAATTACAAAGCTGAAATTATAGGAATCTTTGGGTCTTACGCCCGAAGAGAAGAGAAAAGTGATAGTGACTTGGATATAATAGTTAGATTCGAAGAAGGAGCAACTTTGTTCGATTTAGCAGGATTATCAATTTTCTTACGGAAAAATCTGAATGTTAAAGTTGATGTTGTTTCAGATAGAGCTATAAGAGAAGAGTTAAAAGATAAAATATTAAAAGAAGCTATATTAATATGAAAAGAGACTACACTCTTTTTTTTAAAATTTTATAAGTTGGAGAAGATGTATGGCTAAAAGGCAAAAAACTACAAAAAAAAATACAAAATATAAAATTGAAGTTTTAATCGATTTGGCAAAGAGGGAACTACTCAATCACGGCATCACTAACTTCAATTATGAAAAGGTTATCTACGATGCCAAACTCAGCAAATCGACTGTTTATAAAAAGTTTGGAAAAAAGGATGAATTCATAATTTTTATTATTAAGAGTTTATTGGACGATTTCTTCACCCCTTTTAAAAAATACGTAGATAATTTTCACACTTTCCACGAAGTGCTTGAGTATCTATCAAACTTAAACTTCGATGTTCAATCTCTAATGAAAGAGTATCCTATAGATGATTTATTTGAACATCCTCACATTACTTCCATCATAAACGATTACTACTATCAACGTTTTGGTAAGGTAATCATAGAAAAGATTGCTGAGTTTCAAAATGCTGGACAAATAAGAAAGGATATCGAAGCTAAATACATCTTAGAATTTCTTACTTCTGTTACCAAAGGTATGGGTATGATGCTCAAAGACCATGATTTCAAAGAAGTTATAGGTAATTATACAAAGTTAATCGAAACCGCCTTAGCTTACAAAATAAATTCTGAAAAGGAGTGAATAATATTAAATCCAAAAATCACTTAAGATCTAGTAATTTTTTGACCGTCTTGAGTCTCACAATCTTTATTTTAGTTTTTTTTAATGTCAGTACAGTTGTCATAGCTGCTCCTATTTCGAGTAGGGTTCCAATTGCAAGAGATAATGAAGATTCCTCAAAAATACAAATAATAGAACCGTCTAAAATTGTTGAACCTGTACCCAAACCTGTTCCCACAATTCCACCTTCAAACACAATAACTCCCCAAATCCAAAATGAATTAATTTCAAAATTGGAAACTTTTCAAGGATTCGTTGGGTTTGAATTGAGAGATCTTGGCACCATTGAAGTTCTTTTCGACTACAATTCAGATAAATTATTCATCCCTGCCTCAAACACAAAATTAATTACCGCCCTCGTTGCCTTGGAAAGTCTAGGGAATAATTACAAATTTGAAACTAAAATATACCATACAGGGGAAATATCACCCCATTTCAGAGGAAATCTGTATATAAAAGGATATGGAGACCCCGTTTTAACTTCTTTACAATATAAAGAATTGCTAAAAAGGGCGACGGTAGATAGAGGAATAAAAAGGATATATGGTGATATTATTTTCGATTATTCTTTCATAAATGAAGAAGGTTTCGGGAGAGGCTGGATGTGGGATGACCCTCAACCACAAATAGCTGCAATTAATATTTGGCAAACAAGCCATGAATCTTTTAAATATAAAACAAATTATGAAATAAAAGATTACATAAACTTTCTCACGACATTATTCTTAGAAGAAATAGGTGTTGAATTTCGGGGAGAAATAAGGTATGAAGAAGTGCCTTCTAGCGCTAATCTTATATATTCTAATTATTCTCCACCTCTAATCAATATAATACAAAAAATGTTGGAAACAAGCGATAACCAGATAGCCGAACAGATTTTTAGAAATCTTGGCGCCATTTACGGTAAAGGGAAAATAGAAGATTCCGAAAGTCACTTTCAAAAAGTGATCAAAGAAACCTTAGGGTACGAAACAACCGACTATGTAATTAAAGATGGTTGTGGATTATCGATGTACAACATGTTATCTCCAAAGATGATATCAGATACATTATTTTATTTATATTCAAAGTATCAATCTAATTTGTTTGATTACTTAGCATCACCATACGAAAAAAGCACACTTGAAAATCGTTTTAACTTTGAAATTTATGCGAAAACTGGAACTTTATATTACGATTCTGCCATCAGTGGGATTTTCAAATCAAAAAGTGGAAATTATTACCTTTTCAGCTTAATGGAAAATAACTTTCCCTTTGATGTTTTGAAAGTGAAAGAGTTTGAAAATTCCATAATCAACTATCTCTATGAACACTTATAATAACAAAAGGGGGGAAAATTTATGGGTGAAGAGTTCAATGGGTACTACAGATTTCCGACCATTTACAACGATCAAATAGCCTTTGTTGCAGAAGATGACATCTGGGTAGTCCCTTCTTCAGGGGGAATAGCCAGAAGGTTAACCACTAATGTTGGAGAAATCTCAGATCTAACTTTTTCTGAAGACGGAAAATGGATAGCTTTCACAGGAAGAGACGAAGGTGTACCAGATGTCTATATAATTCCATCCACAGGAGGTGTCCCAATTAGAGTAACATACTTAGGTGCAAACAGCAAAGTACTTTGCTGGCATGACGGAAAGATAATCTTTTCATCAAATTATACCCAACCGTTTAAAAGGATTACATCCCTATGGGAAGTCGACGTTGAAGATAAGAGGAAATTGAAACAATTGGATTTTGGTATAGCCACTGAAATCCCATTTGGTAAAGAAAAAGGTGTTGTCTTGGGAAGAAAAACAGGAGAGCCAGCTCGATGGAAAAAGTACAGAGGTGGAACAGCTGGGGAATTACTGATAGACGTTGAAGGAAACTACAACTTCAGAAAATTGATCGACTTAAAATCCAACTTTGCCAATCCAATATGGATCCAAGATCGAATTTACTTCGTCTCAGACCATGAAGATGTCGCTAACATATACTCTTGTACCGTAGAAGGAAAAGATCTAAAAAAGCATACTTATCATAACGATTTTTATGTCAGAAATCCAAAATCTGATG is from Petrotoga sibirica DSM 13575 and encodes:
- a CDS encoding TetR/AcrR family transcriptional regulator is translated as MAKRQKTTKKNTKYKIEVLIDLAKRELLNHGITNFNYEKVIYDAKLSKSTVYKKFGKKDEFIIFIIKSLLDDFFTPFKKYVDNFHTFHEVLEYLSNLNFDVQSLMKEYPIDDLFEHPHITSIINDYYYQRFGKVIIEKIAEFQNAGQIRKDIEAKYILEFLTSVTKGMGMMLKDHDFKEVIGNYTKLIETALAYKINSEKE
- a CDS encoding nucleotidyltransferase family protein, yielding MESLGLEEIIQTLRSLKKQIEENYKAEIIGIFGSYARREEKSDSDLDIIVRFEEGATLFDLAGLSIFLRKNLNVKVDVVSDRAIREELKDKILKEAILI
- a CDS encoding D-alanyl-D-alanine carboxypeptidase/D-alanyl-D-alanine-endopeptidase; the protein is MTVLSLTIFILVFFNVSTVVIAAPISSRVPIARDNEDSSKIQIIEPSKIVEPVPKPVPTIPPSNTITPQIQNELISKLETFQGFVGFELRDLGTIEVLFDYNSDKLFIPASNTKLITALVALESLGNNYKFETKIYHTGEISPHFRGNLYIKGYGDPVLTSLQYKELLKRATVDRGIKRIYGDIIFDYSFINEEGFGRGWMWDDPQPQIAAINIWQTSHESFKYKTNYEIKDYINFLTTLFLEEIGVEFRGEIRYEEVPSSANLIYSNYSPPLINIIQKMLETSDNQIAEQIFRNLGAIYGKGKIEDSESHFQKVIKETLGYETTDYVIKDGCGLSMYNMLSPKMISDTLFYLYSKYQSNLFDYLASPYEKSTLENRFNFEIYAKTGTLYYDSAISGIFKSKSGNYYLFSLMENNFPFDVLKVKEFENSIINYLYEHL